In a single window of the Nicotiana tomentosiformis chromosome 8, ASM39032v3, whole genome shotgun sequence genome:
- the LOC138898270 gene encoding uncharacterized protein, translated as MSFEALLRLDKFTKLFRVHFSGIPSEDPQDYLERCHKVLRNMGIVEINGVDFDVFQMTGSAKRWWRDYTLTRPVGSPTLSWEQLSQLFLEKFLPITLREEFHKQFERLQHGNMTVTQYESRFVDLSRHSLHLLPTDGERVRRFTEGLTHLIKLQMSKETGSEISFQVAANVARRIEMGNFGRGHPPRPFHSALHTSPAAIGSHGPIMHYYSGQPAFSAHSAPISEPPLQSYYSGYPAHLG; from the exons atgtcttttgaggccttattgagactggataagtttactaagctctttcgagttcacttcagtggtataccttctgaggacccacaggattatcttgaacgatGTCAcaaggtgttgcggaacatgggtatagttgagatcaatggagttgattttgatgtatttcagatgacgggttccgccaagaggtggtggagagattatacattgactcgaccagttggatcgcctacaCTTTCCTGGGAGCAATtgtctcagctatttctggagaaattcctccctatcacactaagagaggaattccacaagcaatttgagcgtctacaacatggcaatatgactgttactcaatatgagtcccgttttgtggatttgtccCGACATTCTCTCCATTTACTACCTACGGATGGAGAGAGAGTAAGGAGGTTTactgagggactcactcaccttaTCAAACTTCAGATgtccaaggagaccggaagtgagatttcttttcaagtagctgctaatgtcgcaaggaggatcgagatg ggtaattttggtaggggtcatcctcctagaccgtttcattcagcacttcatacaTCTCCCGCTGCtatagggagtcacggtcctattatgcattattactctgggcagccagcatttagtgcacattcagctcctatcagtgaaccaccactccagagttactacagtggttatcctgCTCATTTGGGTTAG